One window of Deltaproteobacteria bacterium genomic DNA carries:
- the dnaB gene encoding replicative DNA helicase, whose product MNGSKSAPPGGNDASLRVPPHNLHAEQAVLASVLLNNDLMSDVVEVLRPDDFYQGAHRTLYEAMLGLYEGGRPIDHLTLSAVIRDRGAEQQIGGLAYLAEIVSTVPLSANAAEYAVIVKEKSILRKSIVAAQEISTSAFQGVGDLREFLDRMEERIFAISGEEIKPKYFSMNEMARAALKDIEKAYEQKKRITGIPSGFRDLDEVTAGFQKSNMIVVAARPAMGKTSLCLNIAVSAAIRHKVPVAIFSLEMSRQELAMRMICSEARVNFQRLRTGQIGQEEINRLVAAVAKLSDAPIYTDDSGALSALDLRARARRLKKDKDVGLIIIDYLQLMRGSAARSNPDNRVQEVSEISRSMKALAKELDIPVIAISQLSRGVENRSDKRPQMADLRECVTGDTLVLTTDGGRVPIRELVGKSVDVWAMSPEGRIVPAKSDCVWSVGVKPVMRVTLASGRTIRATAEHLLYGAGAWTRVGVLRSGDALAVAREEVFSSCPERTTAGGTGTDRRNVRSTSTPSGKVPGGYASILEDDALRQWAESDLFWDRVMEVSPDGSEEVFDLTVPGPASWFADGVVSHNSGAIEQDSDLILFVYREEMYSKEKTPQEEKGVAEIIVGKNRSGPMRDVKLAFLAQFTRFEDLAQDYE is encoded by the coding sequence TGCTTCGGCCCGACGACTTCTACCAGGGCGCCCACCGCACCCTCTACGAGGCGATGCTCGGCCTCTACGAGGGGGGGCGCCCGATCGACCACCTGACCCTCTCCGCGGTCATCCGGGACCGGGGGGCGGAGCAGCAGATCGGCGGACTCGCCTACCTGGCCGAGATCGTCTCCACGGTCCCGTTATCCGCGAACGCGGCGGAATACGCGGTCATCGTCAAGGAGAAGTCGATCCTCCGGAAGTCGATCGTCGCCGCGCAGGAGATCTCGACCTCCGCGTTCCAGGGGGTGGGCGACCTGCGGGAGTTCCTCGACCGGATGGAGGAGCGGATCTTCGCCATCTCGGGGGAGGAGATCAAGCCGAAGTATTTCTCGATGAACGAGATGGCGCGCGCGGCGCTGAAGGACATCGAGAAGGCGTACGAGCAGAAGAAGCGGATCACCGGCATCCCGTCCGGCTTCCGCGACCTGGACGAGGTGACCGCCGGATTCCAGAAGTCGAACATGATCGTCGTCGCCGCGCGCCCCGCGATGGGGAAGACGTCGCTGTGCCTCAACATCGCGGTGTCGGCCGCCATCCGGCACAAGGTGCCGGTCGCCATCTTCTCCCTCGAGATGAGCCGGCAGGAGCTGGCGATGCGGATGATCTGCTCGGAGGCGCGGGTGAACTTCCAGCGGCTCCGCACCGGGCAGATCGGGCAGGAGGAGATCAACCGGCTGGTCGCCGCGGTGGCGAAGCTGTCCGACGCGCCGATCTACACGGACGACTCCGGGGCGCTGTCGGCGCTCGACCTCCGCGCGCGGGCGAGGCGCCTGAAGAAGGACAAGGACGTCGGGCTGATCATCATCGACTACCTGCAGCTCATGCGGGGCTCCGCCGCGCGCTCCAACCCGGACAACCGCGTGCAGGAGGTCTCCGAGATCTCCCGGTCGATGAAGGCGCTGGCCAAGGAGCTTGACATCCCGGTGATCGCCATCTCCCAGCTCTCCCGCGGCGTCGAGAACCGGAGCGACAAGCGCCCGCAGATGGCGGATCTACGCGAGTGCGTGACGGGCGACACCCTCGTCCTGACCACCGACGGCGGCCGCGTTCCGATTCGCGAGCTGGTGGGTAAATCGGTCGATGTGTGGGCGATGTCCCCCGAGGGGCGCATCGTCCCCGCGAAGAGCGATTGCGTCTGGTCGGTTGGCGTGAAGCCGGTGATGCGTGTCACCCTTGCGAGCGGCCGGACGATCCGCGCCACCGCGGAGCACCTGTTGTACGGCGCGGGAGCGTGGACGCGCGTCGGAGTTCTTAGATCCGGTGACGCACTTGCCGTCGCCCGCGAAGAGGTATTTTCATCCTGTCCAGAGAGGACCACTGCGGGAGGGACCGGAACTGATAGGAGGAACGTCCGTTCCACCTCCACTCCTTCGGGAAAGGTTCCCGGAGGATACGCGTCGATATTGGAAGACGACGCCTTGCGACAGTGGGCGGAAAGCGACCTGTTCTGGGACCGGGTCATGGAGGTTTCGCCGGACGGTTCGGAAGAGGTGTTCGATCTGACCGTTCCGGGACCGGCTTCGTGGTTTGCCGACGGTGTGGTCAGCCACAACTCGGGCGCGATCGAGCAGGACAGCGACCTGATCCTGTTCGTTTACCGCGAGGAGATGTACAGCAAGGAGAAGACGCCGCAGGAGGAAAAGGGGGTCGCGGAGATCATCGTCGGAAAGAACCGCAGCGGCCCCATGCGCGACGTCAAGCTCGCCTTCCTCGCGCAGTTCACCCGGTTCGAGGACCTTGCGCAGGACTACGAATGA
- a CDS encoding pyrimidine/purine nucleoside phosphorylase: protein MKHSVYFEGKVQSLGVNTPDGFATVGVIEPGSYTFSTSSEERIVLIEGTLRVKLPGEEWKILSRGQEVVVRPKVSFEIQAQADAAYICYYR, encoded by the coding sequence ATGAAGCATTCGGTTTACTTCGAGGGGAAGGTCCAGAGTCTCGGGGTGAACACTCCGGACGGATTCGCCACCGTCGGCGTGATCGAGCCGGGTTCGTACACCTTCTCGACCTCGTCGGAAGAGCGCATCGTTCTCATCGAAGGGACGCTGCGGGTGAAATTGCCCGGCGAGGAGTGGAAGATCCTGTCCCGGGGCCAGGAAGTCGTCGTCCGGCCGAAGGTCTCCTTCGAAATCCAGGCGCAGGCCGACGCGGCCTATATCTGCTACTACCGGTGA
- a CDS encoding patatin-like phospholipase family protein, translating to MRQSPPAAAAVSLLLFLLASCAGPEVKPSPPEAVRKPVKVALVLGAGAAKGFAHVGVLKILEADRVPVSMVVGTSVGSFVGSLYAYGYSAYDLQRIAMGLEKGELADLTVPDNGFVKGEKLEAYVNRMVRGTTMEKLRIPFHAVAVDVATGQETVFGKGNTGSAVRASCSIPGVFRPVRIGERTYVDGGVASPVAVDAARRLGADVVIAVDISGGVSGVAPETTLDTIFQSINIMYSKIAADQVARADVVIRPKVGHIASGDFTRRHEAILEGEKAAQAALPKIRQLLEERGR from the coding sequence ATGCGCCAGAGTCCCCCGGCTGCCGCCGCCGTCTCCCTGCTCCTGTTCCTCCTCGCGTCGTGCGCGGGGCCGGAGGTGAAGCCTTCACCGCCCGAAGCGGTCCGAAAGCCGGTCAAGGTGGCCCTGGTGCTCGGGGCGGGCGCGGCCAAGGGATTCGCCCACGTCGGGGTGTTGAAGATCCTGGAGGCGGACCGCGTCCCGGTTTCGATGGTCGTCGGTACCAGCGTCGGCAGCTTCGTCGGCAGCCTATACGCCTACGGTTACTCCGCGTACGACCTGCAGAGGATCGCGATGGGACTGGAGAAGGGAGAGCTGGCGGACCTGACCGTCCCCGACAACGGGTTCGTGAAGGGGGAGAAGCTCGAGGCGTACGTCAACCGGATGGTGCGCGGCACGACGATGGAGAAGCTGCGGATCCCGTTCCACGCGGTGGCCGTGGACGTCGCGACCGGCCAGGAGACGGTGTTCGGGAAGGGAAACACGGGGAGCGCGGTGCGCGCGAGCTGCTCCATCCCGGGGGTCTTCCGGCCGGTGCGGATCGGGGAGAGGACCTATGTGGACGGCGGCGTCGCGAGCCCGGTGGCGGTGGACGCGGCGCGGCGGCTGGGGGCGGACGTGGTGATCGCCGTCGACATCTCCGGCGGCGTTTCCGGCGTCGCCCCCGAGACGACGCTCGACACGATCTTCCAGTCGATCAACATCATGTATTCGAAGATCGCGGCGGACCAGGTGGCCCGCGCGGACGTCGTGATCCGCCCGAAGGTGGGGCACATCGCCTCCGGCGACTTCACGAGGCGCCACGAGGCGATCCTGGAGGGGGAGAAGGCCGCCCAGGCCGCGCTCCCGAAAATCCGGCAACTGCTGGAAGAACGCGGCAGGTGA
- a CDS encoding bifunctional hydroxymethylpyrimidine kinase/phosphomethylpyrimidine kinase, with protein MGKRDSTPVILAFGGLDPTGGAGILMDSRAAAAAGAHACAVASCLTVQTTAAFSRFAPIPREVLDDSLEAVDRAFRVRAVKVGMVGTRAAAEAILAFVSARRGVPVVVDPVLRSSSGSPLLAAAALPAYRLLLRRAAVITPNLPEAEKLLDRRIGSFAAAGDAAVLLSDLTGAAVVLKGGHFPWRGRRGTDLVALPGGPVTILPPVGSRRGDPHGTGCALASAIAARIAGGDAVVSAVAAAKTVLAKLADGAFASAEGRPTLFP; from the coding sequence ATGGGAAAACGAGACTCGACGCCGGTGATCCTGGCCTTCGGCGGGCTCGATCCGACCGGAGGCGCCGGGATCCTGATGGACTCCCGCGCGGCGGCGGCGGCCGGGGCGCACGCGTGCGCCGTCGCCTCCTGCCTGACGGTCCAGACCACCGCCGCCTTCTCGCGGTTCGCGCCGATCCCCCGGGAGGTCCTCGACGACTCCCTCGAGGCGGTCGACCGTGCGTTCCGGGTCCGGGCGGTGAAGGTCGGCATGGTCGGCACGCGCGCGGCCGCGGAGGCGATCCTGGCCTTCGTCTCGGCCCGCCGCGGGGTGCCCGTGGTCGTCGACCCCGTGCTCCGCTCCTCGTCCGGGTCCCCCCTCCTGGCCGCCGCCGCCCTTCCGGCGTACCGTCTGCTGCTGCGGCGTGCGGCGGTGATCACCCCGAACCTCCCGGAAGCGGAAAAGCTCCTCGACCGGAGGATCGGCTCCTTCGCCGCCGCCGGCGACGCCGCCGTCCTGCTGTCCGACCTCACGGGAGCGGCGGTCGTCCTGAAAGGAGGCCACTTCCCGTGGAGGGGACGGCGCGGGACCGACCTCGTCGCCCTCCCCGGAGGGCCGGTCACGATTCTTCCCCCCGTCGGCTCCCGGCGCGGGGATCCGCACGGCACCGGATGCGCGCTCGCCTCCGCCATCGCCGCGCGGATCGCCGGCGGGGACGCCGTGGTGTCGGCCGTCGCGGCGGCGAAAACGGTGCTCGCGAAACTGGCGGACGGCGCCTTCGCTTCGGCGGAGGGCCGTCCCACCCTTTTCCCTTGA